Sequence from the Colletotrichum higginsianum IMI 349063 chromosome 6, whole genome shotgun sequence genome:
cgtcgacgccctccacGTCCCCGCGGTAGATCTTGGCGTAcgccttgccgtcgtcgtcgatccaCGCCCGGTACATGCCGTTGCAGTTGAAGTCCTGCAGGATCGCCGACCGCGcgcccacgacgccgccgctctccGCGTCGCGCGACACCACgacctcgatgccgatgatgccgccctccccctcccccgtgACGCGCCACCGGTTCCCCGCGCTCCGctgcagctcgccgcccGGCCCGGCCACGAAGGacacggcgtcggcgcccgaGAGCGGCTTCCACCGCGCAACCGCGCCGACGGTCCGCCCCGCCGCCACGCGCATGAACGAGTCCCCGTTGCCCGTCCCCGAGGCCGCGATCGcgcgcgtcgtcgtcactgcgcctcctcgtccgagccCCGTCGGCAACGGGCTGTACATCGCCAACGAGGGGAGGCAGTCCGCCATCAGGCCCCTCAGACTCTCCGAGATCGTCACCGCCGGGCCCGCAACGCCAAACGgccccctcgccgccgccgtcggatccccctcctcggccCACTCCTCGGCCCAGAACCCGGCCCCGACGACGGGGGTGTCCCCGATCCGCCCCGTCAGCTTGTTCGTCAGCCCGCCCgtgctcgtcgccgcgcACACGAccccgtcctcgtccagcgcCACGGCGCCCACGGTGCCCTGCGGCAGGAACTCCTCGGCGCTCCACGTGCAggtcgccgcctcgccggtcctctccctctcgagcGCGCGCACGTGCTCGTCCCACCGCCGCTGCGTGAAGAAGTACGCCGGGTCGACGATCTCGAGCCCGTACCGCCGCGCCAgcgtctcggccgtctcgccgTGGAGCAGCGTGTGGCCCTGCGCGCTCGGCACGTCGAGCCCCTGAGCGGgcaccggcgacgacgacgaggagaacgaggGCCGGCTGCTCtccgggtcgccgccgaggtcctcctcgccgtgcTCGAGAAGGGCCTTGGCCAGCAGGATCGGGTTCCGGACGCGGCGCAGGCCCgtgacgccgacgccgcgcttCTTGAGCCCGCGCGAGACCATGACGGAGGCCTCGAGCTCGTTGATGCCGTCGCGCGtgaagacggcgccgtgACCGCTGTTGAAGAGCGGGTTGTCCTCCAGCAGCGACACGGCGTGCGCCGCGGCGTCCAGGGCCGAGGGGAGCTTgccggtcgacgacgacgggagCGGGGTCGTCTGGTAGGCGCTCGTCTTGCTGATCTGAGGGGAGGGGTTATTGTGTTAGGACCGGAGCCAAGGGACGAGCCAGGTCAGGGAGAATGGGGGTGAGTGAAG
This genomic interval carries:
- a CDS encoding asparaginase is translated as MEYKHQSPAAVKVKPRLIIHGGAGNIKPSNLAPPEYEAYRRALLTIISKTSAYQTTPLPSSSTGKLPSALDAAAHAVSLLEDNPLFNSGHGAVFTRDGINELEASVMVSRGLKKRGVGVTGLRRVRNPILLAKALLEHGEEDLGGDPESSRPSFSSSSSPVPAQGLDVPSAQGHTLLHGETAETLARRYGLEIVDPAYFFTQRRWDEHVRALERERTGEAATCTWSAEEFLPQGTVGAVALDEDGVVCAATSTGGLTNKLTGRIGDTPVVGAGFWAEEWAEEGDPTAAARGPFGVAGPAVTISESLRGLMADCLPSLAMYSPLPTGLGRGGAVTTTRAIAASGTGNGDSFMRVAAGRTVGAVARWKPLSGADAVSFVAGPGGELQRSAGNRWRVTGEGEGGIIGIEVVVSRDAESGGVVGARSAILQDFNCNGMYRAWIDDDGKAYAKIYRGDVEGVDVGEFCEKW